A single window of Oreochromis aureus strain Israel breed Guangdong linkage group 5, ZZ_aureus, whole genome shotgun sequence DNA harbors:
- the LOC116320713 gene encoding ras-related protein Rap-1A-like, whose product MREYKLVVLGSGGVGKSALTVQFVQGIFVEKYDPTIEDSYRKQVEVDGQQCMLEILDTAGTEQFTAMRDLYMKNGQGFALVYSITAQSTFNDLQDLREQILRVKDTEDVPMILVGNKCDLEDERVVGKEQGQNLARQWNHCAFLESSAKSKINVLDIFYDLVRQINRKTPVEKKKAKKKSNCVLL is encoded by the exons ATGCGTGAATACAAGCTAGTGGTGTTAGGCTCTGGAGGTGTGGGCAAGTCTGCGTTG ACAGTTCAGTTTGTACAAGGAATCTTTGTGGAAAAATATGACCCTACAATAGAAGACTCATACAGAAAG CAAGTGGAGGTAGATGGCCAGCAATGTATGCTTGAAATTCTTGACACAGCCGGCACA GAACAATTCACAGCTATGAGGGACTTGTACATGAAGAATGGCCAAGGCTTCGCCCTGGTATACTCCATCACAGCACAGTCCACCTTCAACGACCTCCAAGACCTGAGAGAACAGATTCTACGAGTAAAGGACACAGAGGAT GTGCCGATGATCCTTGTAGGGAACAAGTGCGACCTGGAGGATGAGCGTGTGGTGGGGAAGGAGCAGGGCCAGAACCTGGCCAGACAGTGGAACCACTGTGCCTTTTTAGAGTCCTCTGCTAAGTCAAAGATCAACGTCCTTGAT atCTTCTATGACTTGGTCAGACAGATAAATAGGAAAACGCCAGTGGAAAAGAAGAAGGCAAAAAAGAAATCCAACTGTGTCCTGCTTTAA